From the Colletotrichum lupini chromosome 10, complete sequence genome, one window contains:
- a CDS encoding CRAL/TRIO domain-containing protein translates to MTTDTAASDPAARVKSHASTVSDVGYPHGHLGHLNEHEETQLAAFRTLLEEKGLYKPGPPASHDDPTLLRYLRARRWVPEDALTQFKDTEAWRAANDIDVLYQTIELDAFEQSRRLYPQWLGRRDRRGIPIYLFEVQKLDSKTVATYEKLGKESTFSKAKFDGKTPAGMMRLFALYENLTRFTQPLSTQLRDREHRDAPITLSTNIVDISGVSLKQFWNLKGHMQAASQLATAHYPETLDRIFIIGAPAFFSTVWAWIKRWFDPITVSKIFILSPHEVRPTLEQFIEPRNIPKQYGGELEFKFGDQPTVDSAWEGIVEWAPGHDRFTSRPAIWRETEDGARVECIGIGSVKGVEQNEVICSVPKTWPPKAEVPAAEPTPIATPATMEGSVTEEAAAKTETEAPVNAADAPEAGIQKLSIADDKQVAEKHVEGSTSTPPSGLA, encoded by the exons ATGACGACCGATACCGCAGCTTCTGACCCCGCGGCCAGGGTCAAGTCCCACGCCTCGACGGTGTCTGATGTTGGGTATCCTCATGGCCACTTGGGTCACCTCAACGAGCACGAGGAGACGCAGCTCGCCGCCTTCAGAACGTTGCTCGAGGAGAAAGGGCTGTACAAGCCAGGCCCGCCAGCTTCCCACGACGACCCTACACTGCT CCGATACCTTCGCGCACGAAGATGGGTCCCCGAAGACGCTCTCACGCAGTTCAAGGACACGGAAGCCTGGCGCGCCGCCAACGACATTGACGTTCTCTACCAGACCATCGAGCTCGACGCCTTTGAGCAGTCTCGTCGCCTTTACCCGCAATGGCTTGGCCGCCGTGACCGTCGCGGCATTCCCATCTACCTCTTTGAGGTCCAGAAACTTGATAGCAAGACGGTCGCCACTTATGAGAAGCTGGGCAAGGAATCGACCTTTAGCAAGGCCAAATTCGACGGCAAGACGCCCGCGGGCATGATGCGCCTATTTGCGCTGTACGAGAACCTCACCCGCTTCACGCAGCCGCTGTCGACGCAGCTGAGGGACCGCGAGCACCGCGATGCTCCCATCACCCTGAGCACCAACATCGTTGATATCTCTGGGGTCAGTTTGAAGCAGTTTTGGAATCTGAAGGGACACATGCAGGCTGCTAGTCAGCTCGCAACGGCGCATTACCCAGAGACTCTCGATC GTATCTTCATCATCGGTGCCCCTGCATTCTTCTCCACAGTCTGGGCCTGGATCAAGCGTTGGTTCGACCCGATCACAGTCTCTAAGATCTTCATCCTCAGCCCCCACGAGGTCCGCCCGACACTGGAGCAGTTCATCGAACCCCGCAACATCCCGAAGCAGTACGGAGGCGAGCTCGAGTTCAAGTTTGGCGATCAGCCAACCGTCGACTCCGCATGGGAGGGAATTGTGGAGTGGGCGCCCGGTCACGACCGCTTCACGTCACGCCCTGCCATCTGGCGCGAGACCGAAGATGGTGCCCGTGTTGAGTGCATTGGTATCGGCAGCGTCAAGGGCGTCGAGCAAAACGAGGTGATTTGCTCTGTACCCAAGACGTGGCCGCCCAAGGCTGAGGTACCTGCTGCTGAGCCGACACCGATTGCCACACCTGCGACTATGGAAGGGAGCGTGACGGAAGAGGCTGCCGCCAAGACGGAGACCGAAGCGCCTGTCAACGCCGCCGATGCGCCAGAGGCTGGCATACAGAAGCTTTCCATTGCAGACGATAAGCAGGTCGCGGAGAAACACGTCGAGGGCAGCACGTCGACGCCCCCGTCGGGACTGGCATAG
- a CDS encoding DHHC zinc finger domain-containing protein, with protein sequence MAFLPSLSLKALVVIVVPPCLTNLLVLEKEEDESQVNCLLVFFFVYSLSFHQNLPQSALRRRHLLSAAAAAAAAMESVVETVSSSAAWVIGVTLAIANASFAWVSAWIPVLLVFDMAATSWWVCHSLATMFFIPALQDQPAWAAFVPISRDLATAYALLVVYVFVLFHTAGCLVSLWWYSYCIIRRGYRIPRGAVTRRKVVMQTLADADDSRYWFDLGFRPNLCLRCSRNADLEGGEGPGSILDRMYHGTTNKGVDLGCIALFDHYCWWLWCPVSLETQKPYLLFMGWVVVFHLYSLGVLCWPLASFGTRWSLPPAVVAAGALPFVFLWVKKAPFRGQWVNQGLRNQTHKETTAYIRNLPQQAWPMGIAGPNGLEHVTVGFNPWDLGAMGNLRAVLGDSIWEWPFFWRTPRRVREFGAHPDWDLPFGPRWGQFMEDRALVVPVGGLPDGISLAPLPPALRNDISRRRRIWSSED encoded by the exons ATGGCGTTCCTTCCCTCGTTGTCTCTCAAAGCCCTTGTCGTCATTGTGGTGCCTCCATGCCTGACGAACCTGCTGGTTCTTGAGAAGGAGGAAG ACGAATCTCAAGTGAACTGCCTTCTCGTCTTTTTTTTCGTCTACTCTTTGTCCTTTCATCAGAACCTGCCGCAATCTgctctccgccgccgccatctgctctctgccgccgccgccgccgccgcagccATGGAATCCGTTGTTGAGACGGTttcctcctccgccgcctGGGTGATTGGCGTGACCCTGGCCATCGCCAACGCCTCGTTCGCATGGGTCTCTGCCTGGATCCCGGTTTTGTTGGTCTTCGACATGGCCGCGACCTCTTGGTGGGTCTGTCATTCTTTGG CGACCATGTTCTTCATCCCTGCCCTCCAAGATCAACCTGCCTGGGCCGCTTTCGTCCCGATCTCTCGTGACCTCGCCACTGCCTACGCCCTCTTGGTTGTTTACGTCTTCGTCCTCTTTCACACAGCTGGCTGCCTGGTGTCCCTCTGGTGGTATTCGTACTGCATTATACGACGAGGGTACCGGATCCCGAGAGGAGCTGTCACCCGCCGAAAGGTGGTTATGCAGACCCTGGCCGACGCCGACGATTCCCGGTACTGGTTCGACCTGGGGTTCCGACCCAACCTCTGCCTTCGCTGCTCCCGTAACGCCGACTTGGAAGGTGGGGAGGGCCCTGGGTCGATACTGGACCGGATGTACCACGGCACGACGAACAAGGGGGTGGACTTGGGGTGCATCGCGCTCTTTGACCACTAT TGTTGGTGGTTGTGGTGCCCGGTCTCCTTGGAGACTCAGAAGCCATACCTGCTCTTTATGGGTTGGGTTGTGGTCTTCCACCTTTACTCTTTGGGGGTTCTCTGCTGGCCTCTGGCGTCCTTTGGAACCAGGTGGTCGCTGCCCCCTGCTGTCGTGGCTGCCGGAGCCCTTCCCTTCGTATTCCTGTGGGTGAAGAAGGCGCCATTCCGGGGTCAATGGGTTAACCAGGGACTTCGGAACCAGACGCACAAAGAGACGACGGCGTATATCCGGAACCTCCCCCAGCAGGCATGGCCGATGGGGATTGCCGGGCCTAACGGCTTGGAGCATGTGACGGTTGGATTTAACCCGTGGGATCTCGGCGCAATGGGAAACCTGCGCGCGGTGCTAGGCGACAGCATCTGGGAGTGGCCTTTCTTCTGGCGTACCCCTCGCAGGGTGCGTGAATTCGGTGCTCACCCCGATTGGGATCTCCCTTTCGGACCTCGGTGGGGCCAGTTCATGGAAGATCGTGCTCTGGTTGTACCAGTTGGGGGTCTACCGGATGGCATTAGCCTCGCTCCTCTCCCTCCCGCCCTCCGCAACGACATTTCGCGGCGCCGACGCATTTGGAGTTCGGAGGATTAG
- a CDS encoding magnesium-dependent phosphatase-1: protein MPKKLSKNPQGGSTTNLGTPSTSTTNSTSLSLPRILTDELPLPKLIVFDLDYTLWPFWVDTHVSGPLKANATHSAVTDRHGESFAFYQDVPRILYTLPLAGIKIAVASRTSAPDLARDMLKLLHVPPPSAEEGGSGKKEKTKRALEYFDAPLEIYPSSKIKHFETIFKKTGIPFTDMLFFDDESRNRETESLGVTMQLVRDGVTWNEIEKGVAEWRKRRGHSG, encoded by the coding sequence ATGCCGAAGAAACTCTCGAAGAATCCCCAAGGAGGGAGCACCACAAACCTCGGGACGCCCTCGACCTCGACAACGAATTCCACCTCCCTCTCCCTTCCTCGAATCCTGACCGACGAGCTCCCCCTTCCGAAGCTCATTGTCTTCGATCTCGATTACACCCTCTGGCCCTTTTGGGTCGATACACACGTCTCCGGCCCGCTTAAAGCCAATGCCACACATTCGGCAGTCACAGACCGTCACGGCGAGTCCTTTGCCTTCTACCAGGACGTGCCACGAATACTCTACACTCTGCCTCTAGCAGGCATCAAAATCGCAGTCGCGTCACGGACGTCGGCACCCGATCTTGCACGGGATATGCTGAAGCTTCTACACGTTCCGCCGCCGAGTGCCGAGGAAGGAGGGAGTggcaagaaggagaagacaAAGCGGGCGCTTGAGTACTTTGACGCACCGTTGGAGATATACCCTAGTAGTAAGATTAAACATTTCGAGACCATATTCAAGAAGACGGGCATTCCGTTTACGGATATGCTGTTCTTTGACGACGAGAGTCGAAATCGGGAGACGGAGAGCTTGGGAGTCACCATGCAGCTCGTGAGGGATGGTGTGACATGGAACGAGATCGAGAAGGGCGTGGCTGAGTGGCGCAAGAGGAGGGGTCACTCGGGATAG